Proteins encoded together in one Gigantopelta aegis isolate Gae_Host chromosome 8, Gae_host_genome, whole genome shotgun sequence window:
- the LOC121379585 gene encoding jerky protein homolog-like — translation MAYQLALRNEKRFPTSWTEHELAGKDWVTGFLKRHHSVSIRTPEATSVTRATAFNKTNVKVFYSKLQDLYARNNLTPDRIFNLDETGLTTSQKPQKVIAESGTKQVAQMVSHERGQTVTMCGFVNAIGNALPPCMVFPRKNFKNYMIHGAPPGTLGIAYPSGWMTAVTFLECLKHFVRYVHCSKDNTVMLLLDNHESRVIRGNRPLS, via the coding sequence ATGGCTTACCAACTGGCTTTGAGAAATGAAAAACGTTTCCCTACAAGCTGGACTGAACACGAACTCGCAGGAAAAGACTGGGTAACTGGTTTTTTGAAGCGACACCATTCAGTAAGTATTAGGACTCCAGAAGCAACAAGCGTGACCAGGGCAACAGCCTTTAACAAAACCAACGTTAAGGTCTTCTACTCCAAGCTTCAAGATTTGTATGCAAGGAACAATCTGACACCTGATCGCATATTCAACTTGGATGAGACTGGACTGACGACATCACAAAAGCCTCAAAAGGTTATTGCAGAATCTGGAACAAAGCAAGTTGCACAGATGGTTTCTCATGAACGTGGTCAAACAGTTACCATGTGCGGTTTTGTAAATGCCATTGGCAATGCCCTCCCACCTTGCATGGTGTTTCCACGGAAGAATTTTAAGAACTACATGATTCATGGAGCACCACCAGGAACCTTGGGTATTGCTTATCCCAGTGGATGGATGACTGCTGTAACTTTTCTGGAGTGCTTGAAGCATTTTGTACGCTATGTCCATTGCAGCAAAGACAACACAGTAATGCTTCTCTTGGACAACCACGAGTCACGTGTCATTAGAGGCAATAGACCTCTGTCGTGA
- the LOC121379269 gene encoding uncharacterized protein LOC121379269, with amino-acid sequence MRGQPCNHLQYPISYQWIMPQSPPGNGAASAVQEDPGPLCYILKPSLTRTYTPEAAATTAAATTTAAAVCKQAQPKPHSGLPTCDLAKQEPMAMSRNCVQSKSHSELELLMQPDLEPDAINSKRCWQKIDSATRRISYSWVHPEQEPKEIMHSGVTCECELCTSAIHFSWVDPKTVTYCLSKRRPDTSESSSCKY; translated from the coding sequence ATGCGAGGACAGCCTTGTAACCACCTCCAATATCCGATATCTTACCAGTGGATAATGCCGCAGTCTCCGCCGGGTAATGGTGCGGCATCAGCAGTACAAGAAGACCCAGGTCCGCTCTGCTACATTTTGAAACCATCACTAACACGGACCTACACACCAGaggcagcagcaacaacagcagcagcaacaacaacagcagcagcagtctGCAAGCAAGCGCAGCCAAAACCTCATTCAGGACTGCCAACGTGTGACTTGGCGAAACAAGAACCAATGGCAATGAGCAGAAACTGTGTTCAATCAAAATCACACTCAGAGCTAGAATTATTGATGCAGCCAGATTTAGAGCCAGATGCCATAAACTCTAAGAGATGCTGGCAGAAAATAGACTCGGCAACGAGGCGGATATCATACAGTTGGGTGCATCCCGAGCAGGAGCCCAAGGAGATAATGCACAGCGGGGTGACTTGCGAGTGCGAGCTATGTACATCGGCGATACATTTCAGTTGGGTGGACCCAAAGACTGTAACCTACTGCCTGTCTAAGCGGAGACCCGACACATCGGAGAGCAGCTCTTGCAAATACTGA